The following are encoded together in the Coffea arabica cultivar ET-39 chromosome 1c, Coffea Arabica ET-39 HiFi, whole genome shotgun sequence genome:
- the LOC113717658 gene encoding serine/threonine-protein kinase Nek6 isoform X1, which translates to MESVNREAKSKMEDYEVIEQIGRGAFGAALLVHHKIEKKKYVLKKIRLAKETVKFQRTAHQEMNLMAKLNNPHIVQYKDAWVEKDSSVCIVTSYCEGGDMTKMVKKARGTFFPEEKLCKWMTQLLIALDYLHSNRILHRDIKCSNIFLTRGHDIRLGDFGLAKLLTKDGLTSSVVGTPNYMCPELLADIPYGYKSDIWSLGCCMFEIAAHQPPFRASDMAGLVNRITKSTVSPIPTVYSTTLKQLIRSMLRKNPEHRPTAAELLRHPHLQPYIAQYHKLSPVFVPIKSTKNSKHKAPQGQPSGKPKLGKDGKSGKENLVKQMQGVEAVNRNINLLQGNVVRAKMPASKIPKASSETVQLQYVGSFEKIPKTDGSDRAGYNYIRKTKGFNSRTSSSSTLTDQHEDTEQLAHTPQKIDGESEAGGIQELHRRMEKPHVSLYINWLLEDEEQTSPEASVALEHNPGPSSRNYREEFSKSYSMISVTENTTTGLSRHKGGAKVNDQQSSMTAENVYSSNLSQEVGETSSISMQNFLHISKLRMKLDTASQERADALESLLELCAKLLKRERIEELAGVLKPFGEEAVSSRETAIWLTKGLLNIQKQGA; encoded by the exons ATGGAAAGTGTCAACAGGGAAGCTAAATCAAAGATGGAAGATTACGAAGTAATAGAGCAGATTGGGAGAGGTGCTTTTGGAGCAGCGTTACTTGTTCATCACAAGATAGAGAAAAAGAA GTATGTGCTGAAGAAAATTCGTCTAGCTAAAGAAACGGTGAAATTTCAGCGAACTGCACATCAAGAG ATGAATTTGATGGCAAAGCTGAATAATCCCCATATTGTACAATACAAAGATGCATGGGTGGAAAAG GATTCCTCTGTATGTATCGTCACAAGTTATTGTGAAGGTGGAGACAT GACTAAGATGGTCAAGAAAGCTAGGGGGACCTTCTTTCCTGAAGAG AAGCTCTGTAAGTGGATGACTCAGCTCTTGATAGCTCTGGACTATCTTCACTCAAATCGCATACTTCACAGGGATATCAAG TGCTCAAATATTTTCCTCACACGAGGCCATGATATCAGGCTGG GTGACTTTGGACTTGCAAAACTTCTAACCAAAGATGGTCTTACTTCTTCA GTGGTTGGCACTCCAAACTACATGTGCCCAGAGCTCCTTGCAGATATACCTTATGGCTACAAATCTGACATCTGGTCCCTAG GCTGCTGTATGTTTGAGATTGCTGCTCACCAACCACCATTTAGAGCTTCT GATATGGCTGGACTTGTAAACAGAATAACTAAGTCGACAGTCTCTCCAATCCCAACAGTGTATTCCACCACATT GAAGCAATTGATCAGAAGCATGCTTAGGAAAAATCCTGAACACAGACCAACG GCAGCAGAGCTCTTGAGGCATCCGCATTTACAGCCATACATTGCTCAATACCACAAGTTATCTCCAGTCTTCGTTCCAATAAAGTCTACAAAGAATTCAAAACACAAGGCACCACAGGGTCAACCGTCTGGGAAGCCCAAGTTAGGAAAGGATGGAAAATCTGGAAAGGAGAATCTGGTAAAACAGATGCAAGGTGTTGAAGCAGTCAATAGAAATATCAACCTGCTTCAAGGTAATGTAGTCAGAGCTAAAATGCCTGCATCCAAGATCCCAAAAGCCAGCAGTGAAACAGTGCAGTTGCAGTATGTTGGCTCTTTCGAGAAAATACCCAAAACTGATGGAAGTGATAGAGCAGGCTACAATTAcattagaaaaacaaaaggtttCAATTCCAGAACCTCGTCAAGCAGCACTCTAACTGATCAGCATGAAGATACAGAACAATTAGCCCATACACCTCAAAAAATTGATGGAGAATCTGAGGCTGGAGGTATACAGGAACTGCACAGAAGAATGGAAAAGCCACATGTGTCTCTATACATTAATTGGCTTCTTGAAGATGAAGAGCAAACATCACCAGAAGCTTCAGTGGCTCTAGAACATAACCCAGGACCATCCTCGAGAAATTATAGAGAGGAATTCTCAAAATCGTACTCTATGATTTCAGTTACAGAAAACACCACAACTGGACTTTCAAGACATAAAGGAGGAGCTAAAGTAAATGATCAACAGTCCTCCATGACAGCAGAAAATGTTTACAGTAGCAATCTAAGTCAGGAAGTTGGTGAAACGTCATCAATCAGCATGCAAAATTTTCTACATATCAGCAAACTCAGAATGAAATTAGATACAGCAAGCCAAGAAAGAGCAGATGCCCTGGAATCATTACTTGAACTTTGTGCGAAGCTACTTAAGCGGGAAAGGATTGAAGAACTTGCTGGGGTGTTGAAGCCATTTGGGGAAGAAGCTGTATCATCAAGAGAAACAGCAATTTGGTTGACAAAGGGACTCCTTAATATTCAAAAACAAGGGGCATGA
- the LOC113717658 gene encoding serine/threonine-protein kinase Nek6 isoform X2 — MEDYEVIEQIGRGAFGAALLVHHKIEKKKYVLKKIRLAKETVKFQRTAHQEMNLMAKLNNPHIVQYKDAWVEKDSSVCIVTSYCEGGDMTKMVKKARGTFFPEEKLCKWMTQLLIALDYLHSNRILHRDIKCSNIFLTRGHDIRLGDFGLAKLLTKDGLTSSVVGTPNYMCPELLADIPYGYKSDIWSLGCCMFEIAAHQPPFRASDMAGLVNRITKSTVSPIPTVYSTTLKQLIRSMLRKNPEHRPTAAELLRHPHLQPYIAQYHKLSPVFVPIKSTKNSKHKAPQGQPSGKPKLGKDGKSGKENLVKQMQGVEAVNRNINLLQGNVVRAKMPASKIPKASSETVQLQYVGSFEKIPKTDGSDRAGYNYIRKTKGFNSRTSSSSTLTDQHEDTEQLAHTPQKIDGESEAGGIQELHRRMEKPHVSLYINWLLEDEEQTSPEASVALEHNPGPSSRNYREEFSKSYSMISVTENTTTGLSRHKGGAKVNDQQSSMTAENVYSSNLSQEVGETSSISMQNFLHISKLRMKLDTASQERADALESLLELCAKLLKRERIEELAGVLKPFGEEAVSSRETAIWLTKGLLNIQKQGA; from the exons ATGGAAGATTACGAAGTAATAGAGCAGATTGGGAGAGGTGCTTTTGGAGCAGCGTTACTTGTTCATCACAAGATAGAGAAAAAGAA GTATGTGCTGAAGAAAATTCGTCTAGCTAAAGAAACGGTGAAATTTCAGCGAACTGCACATCAAGAG ATGAATTTGATGGCAAAGCTGAATAATCCCCATATTGTACAATACAAAGATGCATGGGTGGAAAAG GATTCCTCTGTATGTATCGTCACAAGTTATTGTGAAGGTGGAGACAT GACTAAGATGGTCAAGAAAGCTAGGGGGACCTTCTTTCCTGAAGAG AAGCTCTGTAAGTGGATGACTCAGCTCTTGATAGCTCTGGACTATCTTCACTCAAATCGCATACTTCACAGGGATATCAAG TGCTCAAATATTTTCCTCACACGAGGCCATGATATCAGGCTGG GTGACTTTGGACTTGCAAAACTTCTAACCAAAGATGGTCTTACTTCTTCA GTGGTTGGCACTCCAAACTACATGTGCCCAGAGCTCCTTGCAGATATACCTTATGGCTACAAATCTGACATCTGGTCCCTAG GCTGCTGTATGTTTGAGATTGCTGCTCACCAACCACCATTTAGAGCTTCT GATATGGCTGGACTTGTAAACAGAATAACTAAGTCGACAGTCTCTCCAATCCCAACAGTGTATTCCACCACATT GAAGCAATTGATCAGAAGCATGCTTAGGAAAAATCCTGAACACAGACCAACG GCAGCAGAGCTCTTGAGGCATCCGCATTTACAGCCATACATTGCTCAATACCACAAGTTATCTCCAGTCTTCGTTCCAATAAAGTCTACAAAGAATTCAAAACACAAGGCACCACAGGGTCAACCGTCTGGGAAGCCCAAGTTAGGAAAGGATGGAAAATCTGGAAAGGAGAATCTGGTAAAACAGATGCAAGGTGTTGAAGCAGTCAATAGAAATATCAACCTGCTTCAAGGTAATGTAGTCAGAGCTAAAATGCCTGCATCCAAGATCCCAAAAGCCAGCAGTGAAACAGTGCAGTTGCAGTATGTTGGCTCTTTCGAGAAAATACCCAAAACTGATGGAAGTGATAGAGCAGGCTACAATTAcattagaaaaacaaaaggtttCAATTCCAGAACCTCGTCAAGCAGCACTCTAACTGATCAGCATGAAGATACAGAACAATTAGCCCATACACCTCAAAAAATTGATGGAGAATCTGAGGCTGGAGGTATACAGGAACTGCACAGAAGAATGGAAAAGCCACATGTGTCTCTATACATTAATTGGCTTCTTGAAGATGAAGAGCAAACATCACCAGAAGCTTCAGTGGCTCTAGAACATAACCCAGGACCATCCTCGAGAAATTATAGAGAGGAATTCTCAAAATCGTACTCTATGATTTCAGTTACAGAAAACACCACAACTGGACTTTCAAGACATAAAGGAGGAGCTAAAGTAAATGATCAACAGTCCTCCATGACAGCAGAAAATGTTTACAGTAGCAATCTAAGTCAGGAAGTTGGTGAAACGTCATCAATCAGCATGCAAAATTTTCTACATATCAGCAAACTCAGAATGAAATTAGATACAGCAAGCCAAGAAAGAGCAGATGCCCTGGAATCATTACTTGAACTTTGTGCGAAGCTACTTAAGCGGGAAAGGATTGAAGAACTTGCTGGGGTGTTGAAGCCATTTGGGGAAGAAGCTGTATCATCAAGAGAAACAGCAATTTGGTTGACAAAGGGACTCCTTAATATTCAAAAACAAGGGGCATGA
- the LOC113717658 gene encoding serine/threonine-protein kinase Nek6 isoform X4, whose product MHGWKRTKMVKKARGTFFPEEKLCKWMTQLLIALDYLHSNRILHRDIKCSNIFLTRGHDIRLGDFGLAKLLTKDGLTSSVVGTPNYMCPELLADIPYGYKSDIWSLGCCMFEIAAHQPPFRASDMAGLVNRITKSTVSPIPTVYSTTLKQLIRSMLRKNPEHRPTAAELLRHPHLQPYIAQYHKLSPVFVPIKSTKNSKHKAPQGQPSGKPKLGKDGKSGKENLVKQMQGVEAVNRNINLLQGNVVRAKMPASKIPKASSETVQLQYVGSFEKIPKTDGSDRAGYNYIRKTKGFNSRTSSSSTLTDQHEDTEQLAHTPQKIDGESEAGGIQELHRRMEKPHVSLYINWLLEDEEQTSPEASVALEHNPGPSSRNYREEFSKSYSMISVTENTTTGLSRHKGGAKVNDQQSSMTAENVYSSNLSQEVGETSSISMQNFLHISKLRMKLDTASQERADALESLLELCAKLLKRERIEELAGVLKPFGEEAVSSRETAIWLTKGLLNIQKQGA is encoded by the exons ATGCATGGGTGGAAAAG GACTAAGATGGTCAAGAAAGCTAGGGGGACCTTCTTTCCTGAAGAG AAGCTCTGTAAGTGGATGACTCAGCTCTTGATAGCTCTGGACTATCTTCACTCAAATCGCATACTTCACAGGGATATCAAG TGCTCAAATATTTTCCTCACACGAGGCCATGATATCAGGCTGG GTGACTTTGGACTTGCAAAACTTCTAACCAAAGATGGTCTTACTTCTTCA GTGGTTGGCACTCCAAACTACATGTGCCCAGAGCTCCTTGCAGATATACCTTATGGCTACAAATCTGACATCTGGTCCCTAG GCTGCTGTATGTTTGAGATTGCTGCTCACCAACCACCATTTAGAGCTTCT GATATGGCTGGACTTGTAAACAGAATAACTAAGTCGACAGTCTCTCCAATCCCAACAGTGTATTCCACCACATT GAAGCAATTGATCAGAAGCATGCTTAGGAAAAATCCTGAACACAGACCAACG GCAGCAGAGCTCTTGAGGCATCCGCATTTACAGCCATACATTGCTCAATACCACAAGTTATCTCCAGTCTTCGTTCCAATAAAGTCTACAAAGAATTCAAAACACAAGGCACCACAGGGTCAACCGTCTGGGAAGCCCAAGTTAGGAAAGGATGGAAAATCTGGAAAGGAGAATCTGGTAAAACAGATGCAAGGTGTTGAAGCAGTCAATAGAAATATCAACCTGCTTCAAGGTAATGTAGTCAGAGCTAAAATGCCTGCATCCAAGATCCCAAAAGCCAGCAGTGAAACAGTGCAGTTGCAGTATGTTGGCTCTTTCGAGAAAATACCCAAAACTGATGGAAGTGATAGAGCAGGCTACAATTAcattagaaaaacaaaaggtttCAATTCCAGAACCTCGTCAAGCAGCACTCTAACTGATCAGCATGAAGATACAGAACAATTAGCCCATACACCTCAAAAAATTGATGGAGAATCTGAGGCTGGAGGTATACAGGAACTGCACAGAAGAATGGAAAAGCCACATGTGTCTCTATACATTAATTGGCTTCTTGAAGATGAAGAGCAAACATCACCAGAAGCTTCAGTGGCTCTAGAACATAACCCAGGACCATCCTCGAGAAATTATAGAGAGGAATTCTCAAAATCGTACTCTATGATTTCAGTTACAGAAAACACCACAACTGGACTTTCAAGACATAAAGGAGGAGCTAAAGTAAATGATCAACAGTCCTCCATGACAGCAGAAAATGTTTACAGTAGCAATCTAAGTCAGGAAGTTGGTGAAACGTCATCAATCAGCATGCAAAATTTTCTACATATCAGCAAACTCAGAATGAAATTAGATACAGCAAGCCAAGAAAGAGCAGATGCCCTGGAATCATTACTTGAACTTTGTGCGAAGCTACTTAAGCGGGAAAGGATTGAAGAACTTGCTGGGGTGTTGAAGCCATTTGGGGAAGAAGCTGTATCATCAAGAGAAACAGCAATTTGGTTGACAAAGGGACTCCTTAATATTCAAAAACAAGGGGCATGA
- the LOC113717658 gene encoding serine/threonine-protein kinase Nek6 isoform X3: MNLMAKLNNPHIVQYKDAWVEKDSSVCIVTSYCEGGDMTKMVKKARGTFFPEEKLCKWMTQLLIALDYLHSNRILHRDIKCSNIFLTRGHDIRLGDFGLAKLLTKDGLTSSVVGTPNYMCPELLADIPYGYKSDIWSLGCCMFEIAAHQPPFRASDMAGLVNRITKSTVSPIPTVYSTTLKQLIRSMLRKNPEHRPTAAELLRHPHLQPYIAQYHKLSPVFVPIKSTKNSKHKAPQGQPSGKPKLGKDGKSGKENLVKQMQGVEAVNRNINLLQGNVVRAKMPASKIPKASSETVQLQYVGSFEKIPKTDGSDRAGYNYIRKTKGFNSRTSSSSTLTDQHEDTEQLAHTPQKIDGESEAGGIQELHRRMEKPHVSLYINWLLEDEEQTSPEASVALEHNPGPSSRNYREEFSKSYSMISVTENTTTGLSRHKGGAKVNDQQSSMTAENVYSSNLSQEVGETSSISMQNFLHISKLRMKLDTASQERADALESLLELCAKLLKRERIEELAGVLKPFGEEAVSSRETAIWLTKGLLNIQKQGA; this comes from the exons ATGAATTTGATGGCAAAGCTGAATAATCCCCATATTGTACAATACAAAGATGCATGGGTGGAAAAG GATTCCTCTGTATGTATCGTCACAAGTTATTGTGAAGGTGGAGACAT GACTAAGATGGTCAAGAAAGCTAGGGGGACCTTCTTTCCTGAAGAG AAGCTCTGTAAGTGGATGACTCAGCTCTTGATAGCTCTGGACTATCTTCACTCAAATCGCATACTTCACAGGGATATCAAG TGCTCAAATATTTTCCTCACACGAGGCCATGATATCAGGCTGG GTGACTTTGGACTTGCAAAACTTCTAACCAAAGATGGTCTTACTTCTTCA GTGGTTGGCACTCCAAACTACATGTGCCCAGAGCTCCTTGCAGATATACCTTATGGCTACAAATCTGACATCTGGTCCCTAG GCTGCTGTATGTTTGAGATTGCTGCTCACCAACCACCATTTAGAGCTTCT GATATGGCTGGACTTGTAAACAGAATAACTAAGTCGACAGTCTCTCCAATCCCAACAGTGTATTCCACCACATT GAAGCAATTGATCAGAAGCATGCTTAGGAAAAATCCTGAACACAGACCAACG GCAGCAGAGCTCTTGAGGCATCCGCATTTACAGCCATACATTGCTCAATACCACAAGTTATCTCCAGTCTTCGTTCCAATAAAGTCTACAAAGAATTCAAAACACAAGGCACCACAGGGTCAACCGTCTGGGAAGCCCAAGTTAGGAAAGGATGGAAAATCTGGAAAGGAGAATCTGGTAAAACAGATGCAAGGTGTTGAAGCAGTCAATAGAAATATCAACCTGCTTCAAGGTAATGTAGTCAGAGCTAAAATGCCTGCATCCAAGATCCCAAAAGCCAGCAGTGAAACAGTGCAGTTGCAGTATGTTGGCTCTTTCGAGAAAATACCCAAAACTGATGGAAGTGATAGAGCAGGCTACAATTAcattagaaaaacaaaaggtttCAATTCCAGAACCTCGTCAAGCAGCACTCTAACTGATCAGCATGAAGATACAGAACAATTAGCCCATACACCTCAAAAAATTGATGGAGAATCTGAGGCTGGAGGTATACAGGAACTGCACAGAAGAATGGAAAAGCCACATGTGTCTCTATACATTAATTGGCTTCTTGAAGATGAAGAGCAAACATCACCAGAAGCTTCAGTGGCTCTAGAACATAACCCAGGACCATCCTCGAGAAATTATAGAGAGGAATTCTCAAAATCGTACTCTATGATTTCAGTTACAGAAAACACCACAACTGGACTTTCAAGACATAAAGGAGGAGCTAAAGTAAATGATCAACAGTCCTCCATGACAGCAGAAAATGTTTACAGTAGCAATCTAAGTCAGGAAGTTGGTGAAACGTCATCAATCAGCATGCAAAATTTTCTACATATCAGCAAACTCAGAATGAAATTAGATACAGCAAGCCAAGAAAGAGCAGATGCCCTGGAATCATTACTTGAACTTTGTGCGAAGCTACTTAAGCGGGAAAGGATTGAAGAACTTGCTGGGGTGTTGAAGCCATTTGGGGAAGAAGCTGTATCATCAAGAGAAACAGCAATTTGGTTGACAAAGGGACTCCTTAATATTCAAAAACAAGGGGCATGA